In the genome of Populus trichocarpa isolate Nisqually-1 chromosome 6, P.trichocarpa_v4.1, whole genome shotgun sequence, one region contains:
- the LOC7458501 gene encoding uncharacterized protein LOC7458501: MAEDLVLDTAIRDWVLIPLTVVMILIGILRYFVSKLMRSQQNPDAKVVREGQVVIRARNLRAGANFIPSKSFRARRAYFSNEENGLLHVPKGQGQNPQAQMFSDPNMAMDMMKKNLSMIIPQTLTFAWVNFFFSGFVAAKIPFPLTQRFRSMLQNGIDLSTVDVSYVSSRSWYFLNLFGLRGLFSLILGEENAMDDTQRMMQMSGFGMDPTKNLSAEKDGLDIIQHEWALPKFEQRAEAALKKLLS; this comes from the exons ATGGCAGAAGATCTAGTGTTAGACACAGCTATAAGAGATTGGGTACTGATCCCATTAACAGTGGTGATGATTCTTATTGGGATTCTTCGTTACTTTGTTTCAAAGCTTATGCGATCTCAGCAAAACCCAGATGCTAAAGTTGTTAGAGAAGG GCAAGTTGTTATAAGAGCTAGGAACTTGCGAGCTGGAGCTAACTTTATACCTTCCAAGTCTTTTCGAGCACGAAGGGCTTATTTTAGCAATgag gaaaATGGATTATTGCATGTTCCTAAGGGCCAAGGTCAAAATCCACAAGCACAAATGTTCTCCGACCCAAATATGGCCATGGATATGATGAAGAAAAACCTTTCTATGATTATACCCCAG ACCCTTACCTTTGCATGGGTCAACTTTTTCTTCTCTGGATTTGTTGCAG CCAAGATACCGTTTCCACTGACTCAGAGATTCAGATCAATGTTGCAAAATGGGATTGATTTGAGCACCGTGGATGTTAGCTATGTCAGCAGTCGGTCATG GTATTTCCTtaatttgtttggattaagGGGTTTATTTAGTCTCATTCTGGGTGAAGAAAATG CCATGGATGATACACAGCGTATGATGCAAATGAGTGGTTTTGGTATGGATCCAACAAAG AACTTGAGTGCTGAGAAAGACGGCCTTGACATAATTCAGCATGAATGGGCCCTACCAAAATTTGAGCAGCGTGCTGAAGCAGCGCTGAAAAAACTTCTCAGCTGA
- the LOC18099750 gene encoding major latex allergen Hev b 5: MATVEVEAAPSIPETEVPKVTKTEETTTETAPPASEPVAEEPTEAAPADAPAAEPEAEPAVEVETKEVVEEPAKTEPEEVAAPAAEETPEDKPEETVAEETVAKETVVEETKEEAAPAPVEEEKPAEEEKPAETPAAETTTTEVPVETNE, from the exons ATGGCCACTGTTGAG GTTGAAGCTGCTCCATCAATTCCTGAGACCGAGGTACCTAAGGTGACCAAGACTGAGGAGACAACAACAGAAACTGCACCACCTGCCTCTGAGCCAGTAGCTGAAGAGCCAACAGAAGCAGCACCCGCTGATGCTCCAGCCGCAGAACCTGAAGCTGAACCTGCAGTTGAGGTTGAAACCAAGGAGGTTGTAGAAGAACCAGCAAAAACTGAGCCTGAAGAGGTTGCAGCCCCAGCAGCAGAAGAAACTCCTGAGGACAAGCCTGAAGAGACTGTTGCTGAGGAGACTGTTGCTAAGGAGACTGTTGTCGAAGAGACTAAAGAGGAGGCAGCACCGGCTCCTGTTGAGGAAGAGAAGCCAGCAGAAGAAGAGAAGCCAGCTGAGACACCAGCTGCAGAGACAACCACCACAGAAGTTCCTGTGGAGACTAATGAGTGA
- the LOC7463675 gene encoding E3 ubiquitin-protein ligase UPL5 isoform X1, with the protein MSLPQSPTADSLHQQRSSTVDHRVSSKRKLDDVDDNDAVFSDLISVRMRKDDTESSTGNNQEQQQQPPSISSTNQLSTRVSDASTSSSSTNFPSSAMGTTTPSPLRRSQSRLQFFIRMISDATHVVINANSSDSVKSLHEQIRAMTGIPVIEQRLIYLGKQLQYENKLSDYSIENDSILHLVGRMRSTRHPRTCQLINDMVSYICRICKSILPCGVHPYTSKHIKELMNEFFSLTPKDDNEDASGHLNVFLSNSAPAALVALYVSSIKGNKECAEGAIRHFLNSCRISLPKNLHLQCVPIVMEFCNLLRKVGSDDPLYVVCRSCLGSLLENGGGTCGWRYHGGEEGKGVVMQEIFPFVSELGSKLSKDLTGSVAESMGPSEAVVKDFSAFLIPLHSVISEQRGFGSPISMPLKKRAFNCPLYAKEIEQLHVIFIDLLDIMEKCLEKMQDSSNLKTNGEGELNHTGWSQYLFILKELNNIAKLYKGAEEKFWTVLRLRKASLCVLIVRYAKRTDDHQWLLQHKDVTDFDSRRHLAMMMFPELKEDYEDLHEMLIDRSQLLAESFEYIVHAESDTLHVGLFMEFKNEEATGPGVLREWFFLVTQAIFDPQNALFVACPSDRRRFYPNPASKVDPMHLDYFTFSGRVIALALMHKVQVGIVFDRVFFLQLAGMHISLEDIRDADPCLYSSCKQILQMDPEFIDSDALGLTFVREVEELGSIKVVELCPGGKGIVVNSKNREKYVNLLIQHHFVTSISDPVSRFARGFSDILNPGEQKLFFRSLELEDLDWMLYGSESAICVEDWKAHTEYSSYKETDPQISWFWEIVGRMSADQRKVLLFFWTSVKYLPVEGFRGLASQLYIYKSTEPHDHLPSSHTCFYRLCFPPYPSMAIMQDRLRVITQEHVGCSFGTW; encoded by the exons ATGTCTCTTCCCCAATCACCCACCGCTGATTCTCTTCATCAACAGCGCTCCTCCACCGTTGATCACCGTGTCTCTTCCAAACGCAAACTAGACGATGTGGATGACAACGACGCCGTTTTCTCTGACTTAATCTCTGTCAGGATGCGTAAAGACGACACCGAGTCATCCACCGGCAACaatcaagaacaacaacaacaacctccCTCCATCTCCTCCACCAATCAGCTCTCCACGCGTGTCTCCGACGCCTCCACCTCTTCATCATCCACCAACTTCCCCTCCTCCGCCATGGGGACCACCACACCCTCGCCGCTGCGGAGGTCGCAATCAAGACTCCAATTCTTTATCAGAATGATCTCCGATGCAACTCATGTTGTGATCAACGCGAACTCGAGCGATTCTGTTAAATCACTCCACGAACAGATTCGCGCGATGACCGGAATTCCGGTGATAGAGCAGAGATTAATCTACTTAGGTAAGCAATTGCAATACGAGAACAAACTCTCCGATTACTCTATTGAGAACGATTCGATTCTTCATTTAGTCGGTCGAATGCGTAGCACTAGGCATCCTCGTACTTGTCAATTGATTAATGATATGGTTTCTTACATTTGTCGGATTTGTAAGTCTATATTGCCGTGTGGTGTTCATCCTTACACGTCAAAGCATATAAAGGAGTTGATGAATGAGTTCTTTAGTTTGACGCCCAAGGATGATAATGAGGATGCTTCGGGGCacttgaatgtttttttgtcCAATAGTGCACCGGCCGCGCTAGTTGCACTTTATGTTTCGAGTATTAAAGGGAATAAGGAGTGTGCGGAGGGTGCTATTAGGCACTTTTTGAATTCGTGTAGGATTTCGTTGCCTAAGAATTTGCATTTACAGTGTGTGCCGATTGTGATggagttttgtaatttgttgaGGAAGGTTGGGAGTGACGATCCGTTGTATGTTGTTTGTAGGAGTTGTCTTGGTTCGTTGTTGGAGAATGGTGGGGGTACGTGTGGGTGGAGGTATCATGGAGGGGAGGAGGGGAAGGGAGTTGTTATGCAGGAGATTTTTCCATTTGTTAGTGAGTTGGGGAGCAAGTTGTCTAAAGATTTGACGGGGAGTGTGGCGGAGAGTATGGGGCCATCGGAGGCTGTTGTTAAGGATTTTTCAGCGTTTTTGATACCATTGCATAGTGTGATTTCCGAGCAAAGGGGATTTGGGAGTCCAATTTCGATGCCTTTGAAGAAGAGGGCGTTTAATTGTCCATTGTATGCGAAAGAAATTGAGCAGCTTCATGTGATATTCATTGATTTGCTGGATATTATGGAGAAATGTCTTGAGAAAATGCAGGATTCTTCGAATTTGAAAACGAATGGAGAAGGTGAGTTGAATCATACAGGTTGGTCccaatatttgtttattttgaaggaGTTGAATAACATTGCTAAACTTTATAAGGGTGCTGAGGAAAAGTTTTGGACGGTTTTGAGGCTTAGAAAAGCTTCCTTGTGTGTGCTGATTGTTAGATACGCTAAACGAACTGATGATCATCAGTGGCTTCTTCAGCATAAGGATGTGACTGATTTTGACTCTAGGAGGCATTTGGCTATGATGATGTTCCCTGAGTTGAAAGAAGATTACGAGGATCTGCACGAGATGCTCATTGATCGGTCACAATTGTTGGCAGAGTCATTTGAGTACATAGTGCATGCCGAATCAGATACACTGCATGTTGGTTTATTTATGGAATTTAAAAATGAGGAAGCAACTGGTCCTGGTGTATTGCGTGAGTGGTTTTTCTTGGTTACACAAGCTATATTTGATCCTCAAAATGCCCTTTTTGTGGCATGCCCAAGTGATCGTAGAAGGTTCTATCCTAATCCCG CATCTAAGGTGGATCCCATGCACCTTGATTATTTCACATTCTCTGGTCGAGTGATTGCATTAGCTTTGATGCATAAAGTGCAAGTCGGCATTGTATTTGATCGTGTGTTTTTCTTGCAATTGGCTGGGATGCATATTTCTTTGGAAGACATACGGGATGCAGATCCATGCTTGTATAGCAGTTGCAAACAGATTCTGCAGATGGATCCTGAGTTCATTGATTCAGATGCTTTGGGGCTGACATTTGTCAGAGAAGTTGAGGAGCTAGGATCCATAAAAGTTGTGGAACTTTGCCCTGGTGGGAAAGGCATTGTTGTAAATAGCAAGAACCGGGAGAAATATGTCAATCTGCTAATTCAACATCACTTTGTCACATCTATCTCTGACCCTGTATCTCGATTTGCACGTGGTTTTTCTGATATTCTTAACCCTGGGGAACAGAAGCTCTTCTTCCGAAGCTTGGAGCTTGAAGATCTTGATTGGATGCTATATGGAAGTGAAAGTGCTATATGTGTGGAAGACTGGAAGGCTCACACTGAGTACAGCAGCTACAAGGAAACTGATCCTCAGATATCCTGGTTCTGGGAG ATTGTTGGGAGAATGTCAGCAGATCAGAGAAAggttcttctcttcttttggaCCTCGGTGAAGTATCTACCTGTTGAGGGTTTCCGTGGTTTGGCCTCGCAACTTTACATTTACAAGTCCACAGAACCACATGATCACCTTCCTTCATCTCATACATGCTTTTACCGGCTGTGTTTCCCACCTTATCCCTCCATGGCTATCATGCAAGATCGCCTCCGCGTCATCACCCAAGAACATGTTGGATGCAGTTTTGGCACTTGGTAA
- the LOC7463675 gene encoding E3 ubiquitin-protein ligase UPL5 isoform X2 codes for MSLPQSPTADSLHQQRSSTVDHRVSSKRKLDDVDDNDAVFSDLISVRMRKDDTESSTGNNQEQQQQPPSISSTNQLSTRVSDASTSSSSTNFPSSAMGTTTPSPLRRSQSRLQFFIRMISDATHVVINANSSDSVKSLHEQIRAMTGIPVIEQRLIYLGKQLQYENKLSDYSIENDSILHLVGRMRSTRHPRTCQLINDMVSYICRICKSILPCGVHPYTSKHIKELMNEFFSLTPKDDNEDASGHLNVFLSNSAPAALVALYVSSIKGNKECAEGAIRHFLNSCRISLPKNLHLQCVPIVMEFCNLLRKVGSDDPLYVVCRSCLGSLLENGGGTCGWRYHGGEEGKGVVMQEIFPFVSELGSKLSKDLTGSVAESMGPSEAVVKDFSAFLIPLHSVISEQRGFGSPISMPLKKRAFNCPLYAKEIEQLHVIFIDLLDIMEKCLEKMQDSSNLKTNGEGELNHTGWSQYLFILKELNNIAKLYKGAEEKFWTVLRLRKASLCVLIVRYAKRTDDHQWLLQHKDVTDFDSRRHLAMMMFPELKEDYEDLHEMLIDRSQLLAESFEYIVHAESDTLHVGLFMEFKNEEATGPGVLREWFFLVTQAIFDPQNALFVACPSDRRRFYPNPDIRDADPCLYSSCKQILQMDPEFIDSDALGLTFVREVEELGSIKVVELCPGGKGIVVNSKNREKYVNLLIQHHFVTSISDPVSRFARGFSDILNPGEQKLFFRSLELEDLDWMLYGSESAICVEDWKAHTEYSSYKETDPQISWFWEIVGRMSADQRKVLLFFWTSVKYLPVEGFRGLASQLYIYKSTEPHDHLPSSHTCFYRLCFPPYPSMAIMQDRLRVITQEHVGCSFGTW; via the exons ATGTCTCTTCCCCAATCACCCACCGCTGATTCTCTTCATCAACAGCGCTCCTCCACCGTTGATCACCGTGTCTCTTCCAAACGCAAACTAGACGATGTGGATGACAACGACGCCGTTTTCTCTGACTTAATCTCTGTCAGGATGCGTAAAGACGACACCGAGTCATCCACCGGCAACaatcaagaacaacaacaacaacctccCTCCATCTCCTCCACCAATCAGCTCTCCACGCGTGTCTCCGACGCCTCCACCTCTTCATCATCCACCAACTTCCCCTCCTCCGCCATGGGGACCACCACACCCTCGCCGCTGCGGAGGTCGCAATCAAGACTCCAATTCTTTATCAGAATGATCTCCGATGCAACTCATGTTGTGATCAACGCGAACTCGAGCGATTCTGTTAAATCACTCCACGAACAGATTCGCGCGATGACCGGAATTCCGGTGATAGAGCAGAGATTAATCTACTTAGGTAAGCAATTGCAATACGAGAACAAACTCTCCGATTACTCTATTGAGAACGATTCGATTCTTCATTTAGTCGGTCGAATGCGTAGCACTAGGCATCCTCGTACTTGTCAATTGATTAATGATATGGTTTCTTACATTTGTCGGATTTGTAAGTCTATATTGCCGTGTGGTGTTCATCCTTACACGTCAAAGCATATAAAGGAGTTGATGAATGAGTTCTTTAGTTTGACGCCCAAGGATGATAATGAGGATGCTTCGGGGCacttgaatgtttttttgtcCAATAGTGCACCGGCCGCGCTAGTTGCACTTTATGTTTCGAGTATTAAAGGGAATAAGGAGTGTGCGGAGGGTGCTATTAGGCACTTTTTGAATTCGTGTAGGATTTCGTTGCCTAAGAATTTGCATTTACAGTGTGTGCCGATTGTGATggagttttgtaatttgttgaGGAAGGTTGGGAGTGACGATCCGTTGTATGTTGTTTGTAGGAGTTGTCTTGGTTCGTTGTTGGAGAATGGTGGGGGTACGTGTGGGTGGAGGTATCATGGAGGGGAGGAGGGGAAGGGAGTTGTTATGCAGGAGATTTTTCCATTTGTTAGTGAGTTGGGGAGCAAGTTGTCTAAAGATTTGACGGGGAGTGTGGCGGAGAGTATGGGGCCATCGGAGGCTGTTGTTAAGGATTTTTCAGCGTTTTTGATACCATTGCATAGTGTGATTTCCGAGCAAAGGGGATTTGGGAGTCCAATTTCGATGCCTTTGAAGAAGAGGGCGTTTAATTGTCCATTGTATGCGAAAGAAATTGAGCAGCTTCATGTGATATTCATTGATTTGCTGGATATTATGGAGAAATGTCTTGAGAAAATGCAGGATTCTTCGAATTTGAAAACGAATGGAGAAGGTGAGTTGAATCATACAGGTTGGTCccaatatttgtttattttgaaggaGTTGAATAACATTGCTAAACTTTATAAGGGTGCTGAGGAAAAGTTTTGGACGGTTTTGAGGCTTAGAAAAGCTTCCTTGTGTGTGCTGATTGTTAGATACGCTAAACGAACTGATGATCATCAGTGGCTTCTTCAGCATAAGGATGTGACTGATTTTGACTCTAGGAGGCATTTGGCTATGATGATGTTCCCTGAGTTGAAAGAAGATTACGAGGATCTGCACGAGATGCTCATTGATCGGTCACAATTGTTGGCAGAGTCATTTGAGTACATAGTGCATGCCGAATCAGATACACTGCATGTTGGTTTATTTATGGAATTTAAAAATGAGGAAGCAACTGGTCCTGGTGTATTGCGTGAGTGGTTTTTCTTGGTTACACAAGCTATATTTGATCCTCAAAATGCCCTTTTTGTGGCATGCCCAAGTGATCGTAGAAGGTTCTATCCTAATCCCG ACATACGGGATGCAGATCCATGCTTGTATAGCAGTTGCAAACAGATTCTGCAGATGGATCCTGAGTTCATTGATTCAGATGCTTTGGGGCTGACATTTGTCAGAGAAGTTGAGGAGCTAGGATCCATAAAAGTTGTGGAACTTTGCCCTGGTGGGAAAGGCATTGTTGTAAATAGCAAGAACCGGGAGAAATATGTCAATCTGCTAATTCAACATCACTTTGTCACATCTATCTCTGACCCTGTATCTCGATTTGCACGTGGTTTTTCTGATATTCTTAACCCTGGGGAACAGAAGCTCTTCTTCCGAAGCTTGGAGCTTGAAGATCTTGATTGGATGCTATATGGAAGTGAAAGTGCTATATGTGTGGAAGACTGGAAGGCTCACACTGAGTACAGCAGCTACAAGGAAACTGATCCTCAGATATCCTGGTTCTGGGAG ATTGTTGGGAGAATGTCAGCAGATCAGAGAAAggttcttctcttcttttggaCCTCGGTGAAGTATCTACCTGTTGAGGGTTTCCGTGGTTTGGCCTCGCAACTTTACATTTACAAGTCCACAGAACCACATGATCACCTTCCTTCATCTCATACATGCTTTTACCGGCTGTGTTTCCCACCTTATCCCTCCATGGCTATCATGCAAGATCGCCTCCGCGTCATCACCCAAGAACATGTTGGATGCAGTTTTGGCACTTGGTAA